In Tsukamurella tyrosinosolvens, the genomic window AGGCTCGTATCGGCCACTTCGTCGAGGCGCAGATCCTGCAGGCCCTCGGGGTGGACTACATCGACGAGTCCGAGGTCCTGACCCCGGCCGACTACAGCAACCACATCGACAAGTTCGCCTTCACCGTGCCCTTCGTCTGTGGCGCGACCAACCTGGGCGAGGCGCTGCGCCGCATCACCGAGGGTGCCGCGATGATCCGCAGCAAGGGCGAGGCCGGCACCGGCGACGTCTCCAACGCGACCACGCACATGCGCAAGATTCGCGACGAGATCCGCCGCCTGACCTCGCTGCCCGAGGACGAGCTGTACGTCGCCGCCAAGGAGCTGCAGGCGCCGTACGACCTGGTCGTCGAGGTCGCCAAGAACGGCAAGCTGCCCGTGACCCTGTTCACCGCGGGCGGCATCGCCACCCCGGCCGACGCGGCGATGATGATGCAGCTCGGCGCCGAAGGCGTGTTCGTGGGCTCCGGCATCTTCAAGTCGGGCAACCCCGAGCAGCGCGCCAAGGCGATCGTCGCCGCCACGACGTTCTACGACGACCCCGGCAAGCTCGCCGAGGTCTCGCGCGGGCTCGGCGAAGCGATGGTCGGAATCAACGTCGATGACATCCCGCAGCCGCATCGCCTGGCGGAACGCGGCTGGTAACGGCATGTCGCCCGCCGGTGTCCGACGATTCGCGCTAGCGTCGAGGCTGCGCGTGTCGGGCAGACGCGGGATGTGAAGTGGAAGCAGTGAGGCGGAGGATGTCAGACCAAGCAACGGCCAGGGCCACCCAGGAGTACGGGGCCCAGACGTCCCTGGGTGGATCGCAGGTGGAGGCGGCGCCCAACGTGTTGCGCGTACTCGCGTACATCGCTGATCTGTGCCTCGCGGCGACAGTGGTCGCCCTCGCCCTGATCGTCAACGTCGTGGCCGGCCTCGAGCTCGGCTGGGTGTTCCTCGGGATCGGTGCCGCTGTCGCGATCATCGCGTCGATCGTGCTGCACGGCCTTTACGG contains:
- the pdxS gene encoding pyridoxal 5'-phosphate synthase lyase subunit PdxS, encoding MAEMLKGGVIMDVVTPEQAKIAEDAGAVAVMALERVPADIRAQGGVSRMSDPDMIDGIIEAVSIPVMAKARIGHFVEAQILQALGVDYIDESEVLTPADYSNHIDKFAFTVPFVCGATNLGEALRRITEGAAMIRSKGEAGTGDVSNATTHMRKIRDEIRRLTSLPEDELYVAAKELQAPYDLVVEVAKNGKLPVTLFTAGGIATPADAAMMMQLGAEGVFVGSGIFKSGNPEQRAKAIVAATTFYDDPGKLAEVSRGLGEAMVGINVDDIPQPHRLAERGW